Proteins from one Setaria italica strain Yugu1 chromosome V, Setaria_italica_v2.0, whole genome shotgun sequence genomic window:
- the LOC101759762 gene encoding transcription factor ICE1 produces MDNSAPGKLDEIEGGGGAAGDWAYLSSDGMASGSFPLFPFPRDALSTPTPASLLLSMDPAALFDLHGAFAPPSSSTPGGGGGSALPAFHDFTSNNPFDDAGQFLAAPPPAQAEHQQVQKGGFLAPAAAPAFVHGGMDWDDDEEIEHSVDASSMAISASMENAAGAATGGGGGGGGSGRGKNKKGLPAKNLMAERRRRKKLNDRLYMLRSVVPKISKMDRASILGDAIEYLKELLQRINDLHNEIESAPSSSVVGPTSASFHPSTPTLQTFPGHVKEELCPAAFPSPNGQQATVEVRMREGHAVNIHMFCARRPGILLSTMTALDGLGLDIEQAVISCFNGFAMDVFRAEQCGDGPGLVPEEIKAVLLHTAGLQNAM; encoded by the exons ATGGACAACTCGGCGCCGGGgaagctggacgagatcgagggagggggaggggcggccggggaCTGGGCCTACCTCTCGTCGGACGGGATGGCCTCCGGCTCCTTCCCGCTCTTCCCCTTCCCCAGGGACGCCCTCTCCACGCCGACGCCCGCCTCGCTGCTCCTCTCCATGGACCCCGCGGCGCTCTTCGACCTCCACGGCGCCTTCgccccgccctcctcctccacccccggcggtggcggcggctccgCGCTGCCTGCCTTCCACGACTTCACCTCCAACAACCCCTTCGACGACGCCGGGCAGTTCCtcgccgcgcccccgccggcgcaGGCGGAGCACCAGCAGGTGCAGAAAGGTGGGttcttggcgccggcggcggccccggcctTCGTCCACGGCGGGATGGActgggacgacgacgaggagatcGAGCACAGCGTCGACGCGTCATCCATGGCCATCTCAGCCTCCATGGAGAATGCTGCGGGCGCGGCCAcgggtggaggtggcggtggcggcggcagcgggagggGCAAGAACAAGAAGGGGCTGCCGGCCAAGAACCTCAtggcggagcgccgccgccggaagaaGCTCAATGACCGCCTCTACATGCTGCGCTCGGTGGTGCCCAAGATCAGCAAG ATGGATAGGGCTTCCATCCTTGGTGATGCAATTGAGTATTTGAAGGAACTCCTGCAGAGGATCAACGATCTTCACAATGAAATTGAGTCTGCTCCAAGCTCTTCGGTTGTTGGGCCAACATCAGCTAGCTTCCATCCGTCGACGCCCACATTGCAAACATTTCCTGGACATGTCAAAGAGGAGCTTTGCCCAGCCGCATTCCCTAGCCCTAATGGGCAGCAAGCCACG GTTGAAGTCAGGATGAGGGAAGGGCATGCAGTCAATATCCACATGTTCTGCGCGCGTAGGCCAGGCATCCTGCTGTCCACAATGACAGCTCTGGACGGCCTGGGTCTCGACATCGAGCAGGCAGTCATCAGCTGCTTCAATGGGTTTGCAATGGATGTCTTCCGAGCTGAG CAATGCGGGGATGGTCCTGGACTCGTGCCTGAAGAAATTAAGGCGGTGCTGCTGCACACTGCTGGTCTTCAAAACGCAATGTAG
- the LOC101760852 gene encoding coiled-coil domain-containing protein SCD2, translated as MDRLRAGSPVYGRQRSGSSTGSSSPGGVSPSHHRSSSTSSAASAAGAAGISNVRRTQNVAARAAAARLAQVMASQNAAAATGDDDEDDDYAADHPPPAPMRFGGGRTAHGSNGVSLLGRTARSPSPALGRNIVEPPPTVRSSSAGRPSVASRPTTTVVPPIKTNTTLRTPSPIPPVAVEPPADRTRQKRFDAGLHSSRESGLKREASTLQDELDMLQEENESVLEKLRLAEEKCEEAEARAKELEKQVAALGEGVSLEARLLSRKEAALKQREAALKAARESKDGREEVTTLRQELESAKEEVASAFDQLKEAESETKALRSMTQRMVLTQEEMEEVVLKRCWLARYWGLAVQYGVYPEIAVSKHEHWSSLAPLPLEVVLSAGQKAKEEPRKQGDDAQGRNKLAREMSDVMGEGNIESMLSVEMGLRELSSLKVEDAVVVALGQHRRPSIVRQFTSDFKSPGEPKYLEAFDLSPEEAEDVSFKQAWLIYFWRRAKTHGVEEDIADDRLQFWIGRNAQAPNSHDAIDVERGLTELRKLGIEQQLWEGSRADIDQASLAMEN; from the exons ATGGACCGTCTCCGGGCCGGGAGCCCCGTCTACGGGCGGCAGCGGAGCGGGAGCagcaccggctcctcctccccgggCGGCGTCTCCCCCTCGCAccaccgctcctcctccacctcctccgccgcctccgccgcgggcgCAGCTGGCATCTCGAACGTGCGCCGCACGCAGAacgtcgccgcgcgcgccgcggcggcgaggctggcgCAGGTCATGGCCTCGCagaacgccgccgcggccaccggcgacgacgatgaagaCGACGACTACGCCGCGGACCACCCGCCACCGGCACCCATGAGGTTCGGAGGTGGCCGGACAGCGCACGGGAGCAACGGCGTCTCCCTGCTTGGCCGCACCGCGAGATCTCCCTCCCCTGCG TTAGGTCGGAACATTGTAGAACCACCTCCGACCGTCCGCTCATCATCAGCAGGCAGGCCATCTGTTGCATCACGACCGACCACCACAGTGGTGCCACCGATCAAAACCAACACGACATTGCGAACCCCGTCCCCTATACCTCCCGTGGCTGTGGAGCCTCCAGCAGATCGCACTCGGCAGAAAAG GTTTGATGCAGGGCTTCATAGCTCCAGAGAATCAGGATTAAAAAGAGAGGCATCCACTCTTCAAGATGAG CTTGACATGCTACAAGAGGAGAATGAGAGTGTTCTAGAAAAG TTGCGACTTGCTGAAGAAAAATGTGAGGAAGCAGAAGCTAGAGCCAAGGAGCTTGAGAAACAG GTAGCTGCTCTTGGAGAAGGAGTGTCACTAGAAGCTCGCCTCTTGAGCAG GAAGGAAGCAGCACTTAAACAGAGGGAG GCTGCACTAAAAGCTGCAAGGGAATCAAAGGATGGTAGAGAGGAAGTAACAACACTAAGGCAAGAACTTGAG TCTGCCAAAGAAGAAGTTGCATCAGCATTTGACCAGCTAAAGGAGGCAGAGTCTGAAACGAAGGCTCTCCGGTCCATGACTCAGAGAATGGTCTTAACTCAAGAAGAAATG GAGGAGGTTGTTCTAAAAAGGTGCTGGCTTGCACGCTATTGGGGTTTAGCAGTTCAGTATG GAGTGTATCCCGAGATCGCGGTATCAAAGCATGAACATTGGTCATCGTTGGCTCCTCTTCCCCTCGAGGTTGTTCTCTCTGCTGGTCAAAAGGCTAAGGAGGAACCTCGGAAACAAG GTGATGATGCTCAAGGGAGAAATAAGCTTGCACGAGAAATGAGTGATGTAATGGGAGAAGGCAATATAGAGAGCATGCTTTCAGTTGAAATGGGGCTTAGAGAGCTTTCTTCATTGAAG GTGGAAGATGCTGTTGTAGTTGCACTTGGCCAACATCGCAGACCTAGCATAGTTCGGCAGTTCACATCAG ATTTTAAATCACCTGGCGAACCTAAATATCTGGAGGCATTTG ATCTTAGCCCAGAAGAAGCTGAAGATGTTAGCTTCAAGCAG GCATGGCTTATATACTTCTGGAGAAGAGCCAAAACTCATGGTGTCGAGGAAGATATTGCTGATGACCGGCTTCAATTTTGGATTGGTCGCAATGCACAAGCTCCAAATTCGCATGATGCTATAGATG TGGAGAGAGGTCTAACAGAGCTCAGGAAATTGGGCATAGAACAGCAATTGTGGGAGGGTTCACGAGCAGATATAGATCAAGCTTCTTTGGCGATGGAGAACTAG
- the LOC101761647 gene encoding unconventional prefoldin RPB5 interactor, translating to MAAPRKGTATPLGAVFSPEETKRAVARVAESIADRRAELGRLQGFVADNAALVSLVNRLPDELSHEIMVPFGGAAFFPGRLIHTNELMVLLGEGYYAERSAKQTTDILHRRGMELEAQVEVMKATISDLEAEAKFFESTAAEASEGLVEIREEYDEDTESNSSKSEASVATGGMSDKEKEHARIMARLDELEMEEMEAGSTSEEEEDDDEDDGGAVTSEDGEENEESGNALSDGNEHHSSSFGASFSGNGGNDRSHGNIQLKSALKKPGGEELLRGISHAPSAHTSHSVFPGQSSITNSEVRVRKAVSFEDDKHVVGSSKSPSLPPDPSHPAPGFKGSSDPAPSRERKIISSGRQAFTGSIIERDDNLLPIQPPVGSSSAKPGTSASSRPMSRFKMQKGER from the exons ATGGCTGCGCCGAGGAAGGGAACAGCGACGCCGCTGGGCGCCGTTTTCTCGCCGGAGGAGACCAAGAGGGCCGTGGCGAGGGTGGCCGAGTCTATCGCGGACCGCCGCGCCGAGCTCGGGCGACTGCAGGGCTTCGTCGCCGACAACGCCGCCCTCGTCTCCCTCGTCAACAGGCTCCCCGATGAACTCTCGCACGAAATCATG GTTCCCTTTGGTGGTGCCGCATTTTTCCCAGGGCGTTTAATCCACACAAATGAACTCATG GTGCTTCTAGGAGAGGGGTATTATGCAGAGAGATCTGCTAAGCAGACAACTGATATTTTGCATAGGAGGGGGATGGAGTTGGAAGCTCAAGTGGAAGTGATGAAGGCAACTATCTCTGACCTTGAAGCTGAGGCAAAATTCTTTGAGTCCACTGCTGCCGAGGCTTCT GAGGGTCTAGTTGAAATCAGGGAAGAGTATGATGAAGACACAGAGAGTAATTCATCAAAATCAG AGGCTTCAGTTGCTACTGGGGGAATGTCAGATAAAGAAAAGGAACATGCTCGGATAATGGCAAGGTTAGATGAACTCGAGATGGAAGAAATGGAAGCTGGAAGTActtctgaagaagaagaagacgatgaCGAAGATGATGGGGGTGCTGTAACAAGTGAGGATGGTGAGGAAAATGAGGAATCTGGAAATGCTTTAAGTGATGGCAATGAGCACCACAGTTCCAGTTTTGGTGCTTCATTTTCTGGAAATGGTGGCAATGATAGGAGTCATGGGAATATCCAG CTGAAGAGTGCACTAAAGAAGCCTGGAGGAGAGGAACTGCTGAGAGGCATTTCCCATGCACCGTCAGCCCACACATCTCATTCAGTATTTCCTGGCCAAAGTTCT ATAACAAATTCTGAAGTCAGGGTTCGTAAAG CTGTTTCTTTTGAAGATGACAAACATGTAGTTGGTTCGTCAAAGTCTCCTTCCTTGCCCCCAGATCCATCGCACCCTGCTCCAGGGTTCAAG GGTTCTTCAGACCCAGCTCCATCTCGTGAGCGAAAGATAATATCAAGTGGACGGCAG GCCTTTACGGGATCCATTATTGAACGTGATGACAATCTTTTACCCATTCAACCTCCAGTCGGTAGTTCTTCGGCGAAG CCCGGTACCTCTGCTTCTTCAAGGCCCATGTCTAGATTCAAGATGCAGAAAGGAGAGCGGTGA